A window of Planifilum fulgidum genomic DNA:
CATCCGGCTCCCTCCCTGTCTCTGGTGAACCCATTCTACCACAGGAATCGGAAATTGGCCCCGGCGGGCCGCTCTTTCCCTTGGACGGCTTTAATTATACAATAGATGAAAGAAACCGTTGGACCCGGAAGGGAAAATTCACACCGGGACACCCCTGCCGTCGAGGAGGTTTCCAAAAGTGGTCCGACAGGTGCTGTCGATCCGGGCGGCGGTGATCGACCATCTCCGGCAATACTGCATGAAACAGCTTCCCAACGAGGCGTGCGGAATCTTGGCCGGGCAAAACCAGGAGATCACCCGCTTTTTTCCCATTCCGAACCTGGACCAGAGTCCCCATTCCTTTCAATTCGAACCGCGCACCTATCTGAACACGATTCGGGAAATCCGGGAAAGGGGGCTGGACTGGATCGGCATCGTCCACTCCCACCCCAACACGGAGCCGGTTCCCTCCGCCCGGGATCTGGCCAATTGGCATTATCCGGAAAAAAGTTACTGGATCCTCTCCCTCAAGGGGGAGCAAAGCCGCCTCTCGGCCTACTACATCGAAAAGGAAAAGGTTGTCCCGGTGATGTACCAGATCATCGCCGACCGCTGAAGAAAGAAAACGCCCGAAACCGCCTTTTCCCCGGAAAGGCGTTTTCAAGAACAGGAAATCGGAGGATTGAAGATCAGATGGAACAGACCCCTGTGCCCTCCCTGCACACGGACAAGTACCAGATCAACATGATGTACGCCCATTGGAAAAACGGAACCCACCGCAGGCGCCGCGCCTTCGACCTGTATTTCCGGCAGCTCCCCTTCGGAAACGGTTACGTCGTCTTCGCCGGACTGGAGCGGGCCGTCCAATACCTGGAAAATCTCCGCTTCACCGAGGAGGACATCGAGTACCTCGCCGGCCAGCCGGAAAAATACGATCCGGAATTTTTGAACATGCTCCGCTCCTTCCGCTTCACCGGCGATCTCTACGCCGTCCCGGAGGGAACGCTGGTCTTTCCGAACGAGCCCCTTCTCCGGCTGGAAGGATCCATCATGGAACTGCAACTGGTGGAAACCGCCCTGCTCAATTTCGTCGGTTACCAGTCGCTGGTGGCGACCAAGGCGGCCCGCATCCGCCACGTCGCCCCCGATGACGTCCTGATGGAATTCGGCAGCCGGCGGGCCCAGGAAACGGAGGCGGCGGTGTGGGGGGCCCGGGCCACCTATATCGCCGGTTTCGATGCCACCAGCAACGTCCGGGCCGGTCAGCTGTTCGGCATCCCCACCCGGGGGACCCATTCCCATTCCTGGGTGCAGGATTTCGACAGCGAACTGGAAGCCTTCCGCGCCTTCGTCCGTTCCTTCCCGGACCAGGCCATTCT
This region includes:
- a CDS encoding Mov34/MPN/PAD-1 family protein, with the translated sequence MVRQVLSIRAAVIDHLRQYCMKQLPNEACGILAGQNQEITRFFPIPNLDQSPHSFQFEPRTYLNTIREIRERGLDWIGIVHSHPNTEPVPSARDLANWHYPEKSYWILSLKGEQSRLSAYYIEKEKVVPVMYQIIADR